One part of the Streptomyces nigra genome encodes these proteins:
- the iolC gene encoding 5-dehydro-2-deoxygluconokinase, translating to MAETAKPFDLITMGRIGVDLYPLQSGLPLERVETFGKFLGGSAANVAVAAARLGRETAVITRTGADPFGAYLHEALKDFGVDDRWVTPVAAHPTPVTFCEIFPPDDFPLYFYRQPKAPDLEIRTDELDLDAIRAARVFWITGTGLSEEPSRTATLAALAHRAEAGTTVFDLDWRPMFWRDPDQARPYYAEALRHATVAVGNLDECEVATGVREPEACAQALLAAGVELAVVKQGPKGVLAVHRDGTRAEVPPVPVEVVNGLGAGDAFGGSLVHGLLSGWELEKVMRHANAAGALVASRLACSSAMPTGSEVEDLLARAS from the coding sequence ATGGCCGAGACAGCCAAGCCCTTCGACTTGATCACGATGGGAAGAATAGGAGTCGACCTCTACCCCCTGCAGTCCGGCCTCCCTCTGGAGCGGGTGGAGACGTTCGGCAAGTTCCTCGGCGGATCGGCCGCGAACGTCGCCGTCGCCGCCGCCCGGCTCGGCCGCGAGACCGCCGTGATCACGCGCACCGGCGCCGACCCGTTCGGCGCGTACCTGCACGAGGCGCTGAAGGACTTCGGCGTGGACGACCGCTGGGTGACCCCGGTCGCCGCCCACCCGACCCCCGTGACGTTCTGCGAGATCTTCCCTCCCGACGACTTCCCGCTGTACTTCTACCGGCAGCCCAAGGCCCCCGACCTGGAGATCCGCACCGACGAGCTGGACCTCGACGCGATCCGCGCGGCCCGGGTCTTCTGGATCACCGGCACCGGCCTGAGCGAGGAGCCCAGCCGTACGGCGACCCTCGCGGCCCTCGCCCATCGCGCCGAGGCCGGCACCACGGTCTTCGACCTCGACTGGCGCCCCATGTTCTGGCGCGACCCCGACCAGGCCCGCCCGTACTACGCCGAGGCACTGCGGCACGCCACGGTCGCCGTCGGCAACCTCGACGAGTGCGAGGTCGCCACCGGCGTCCGCGAGCCAGAGGCGTGCGCCCAGGCGCTGCTCGCGGCCGGCGTCGAGCTGGCGGTCGTCAAGCAGGGCCCCAAGGGCGTGCTGGCCGTCCACCGCGACGGCACCCGGGCCGAGGTGCCGCCGGTCCCGGTCGAAGTCGTCAACGGGCTGGGCGCGGGCGACGCCTTCGGCGGCTCCCTCGTCCACGGCCTGCTGTCCGGCTGGGAGCTGGAGAAGGTCATGCGGCACGCCAACGCCGCCGGCGCCCTCGTCGCCTCCCGCCTCGCCTGCTCCTCCGCCATGCCCACCGGGTCCGAGGTCGAGGACCTCCTCGCCCGGGCGTCATGA
- a CDS encoding sugar ABC transporter substrate-binding protein, whose translation MDRSYPRSRKLASVVAVAAAAALTLAGCSSSSGGKESEEGGANASAGKADTPRMTVALVTHQSPGDTFWDIVRKGAEAAAAKDNIKLIYSADPNAGSQANLVQNAIDQKVDGIAITLAKPDALKDVVNKAKAQNIPVVGLNSGVSEWQKLGLTEFFGQDETVAGEALGKRLNESGAKKAVCVIQEQGNIGLTQRCDGVKKTFEGSLETLNVNGTDMPSVKSTITAKLKTDSDIDYVVALGAPFALTSVQSVAESGSKAKVATFDLNKELTGAISKGDIEFAVDQQPYLQGYLAIDSLWLYKNNGNYMGGGEAPVLTGPAFVDKTNVETIDKFAAKGTR comes from the coding sequence ATGGACCGCTCTTACCCCCGCTCGCGCAAGCTGGCCTCCGTCGTGGCCGTGGCCGCCGCGGCCGCGCTCACCCTCGCAGGCTGCTCCAGCAGCTCCGGCGGCAAGGAGTCCGAGGAGGGCGGGGCGAACGCCTCTGCGGGCAAGGCCGACACGCCCCGTATGACGGTCGCCCTCGTGACGCACCAGTCGCCCGGCGACACCTTCTGGGACATCGTCCGCAAGGGCGCCGAGGCGGCCGCCGCCAAGGACAACATCAAGCTCATCTACTCCGCCGACCCCAACGCCGGAAGCCAGGCCAACCTGGTGCAGAACGCCATCGACCAGAAGGTCGACGGCATCGCGATCACCCTGGCCAAGCCGGACGCCCTCAAGGACGTCGTGAACAAGGCCAAGGCGCAGAACATCCCCGTAGTCGGCCTGAACTCCGGCGTCAGCGAGTGGCAGAAGCTCGGCCTGACGGAGTTCTTCGGGCAGGACGAGACGGTGGCCGGCGAGGCCCTCGGCAAGCGGCTCAACGAGTCCGGCGCCAAGAAGGCCGTCTGTGTCATCCAGGAGCAGGGCAACATCGGCCTCACCCAGCGCTGCGACGGTGTGAAAAAGACCTTCGAGGGCTCCCTGGAGACCCTGAACGTCAACGGCACGGACATGCCGAGCGTCAAGTCCACGATCACCGCCAAACTGAAGACGGACAGCGACATCGACTACGTCGTCGCGCTCGGCGCCCCGTTCGCGCTGACGTCGGTGCAGTCGGTGGCGGAGTCCGGCAGCAAGGCCAAGGTCGCGACCTTCGACCTCAACAAGGAACTGACCGGAGCGATCAGCAAGGGCGACATCGAGTTCGCCGTCGACCAGCAGCCCTACCTCCAGGGATACCTGGCGATCGACTCCCTGTGGCTGTACAAGAACAACGGCAACTACATGGGCGGCGGCGAGGCGCCGGTGCTGACCGGACCCGCGTTCGTCGACAAGACGAACGTCGAGACCATCGACAAGTTCGCCGCGAAGGGCACTCGGTGA
- a CDS encoding ABC transporter permease, with protein MSMTRQAEPAVTTPPAPGPGKETDGRTARRPLALRLLARPEVGVFLGAVAVLVFFLATAPAVRDGSSMANILYQSSTIGIMALPVALLMIGGEFDLSAGVAVVTSALTASMVSYQLTMNVWVGVIVALVVSLAVGLFNGWMLVKTGLPSFLVTLGTFLILQGVNLAVTKLITGNVATDDISDMDGFDQAKAIFASSFEIGDVNVKITVVWWLVFAALATWVLLRTKYGNWIFAVGGNKDSARAVGVPVTFTKISLFMLVGFGAWFVGMHQLFSFNTVQSGEGVGQELIYIAAAVIGGCLLTGGAGSAIGPVFGAFMFGMVQQGIVYAGWNPDWFKAFLGVMLLGAVLINQWVQRTATRR; from the coding sequence ATGAGCATGACCCGACAGGCTGAGCCGGCGGTGACCACACCGCCGGCCCCCGGCCCGGGCAAGGAGACCGACGGGCGCACCGCCCGGCGCCCCCTGGCGCTGCGGCTGCTCGCCCGGCCCGAGGTCGGCGTCTTCCTCGGCGCCGTCGCGGTGCTGGTGTTCTTCCTGGCCACGGCGCCGGCCGTACGCGACGGCAGCTCGATGGCGAACATCCTGTACCAGTCGTCGACCATCGGGATCATGGCGCTGCCCGTGGCCCTGCTGATGATCGGCGGCGAGTTCGACCTGTCGGCCGGCGTCGCCGTGGTCACCTCCGCCCTGACCGCGAGCATGGTCAGCTACCAGCTGACCATGAACGTCTGGGTCGGTGTGATCGTCGCCCTCGTCGTCTCGCTGGCGGTCGGCCTCTTCAACGGCTGGATGCTGGTGAAGACCGGGCTGCCGAGCTTCCTGGTCACCCTGGGCACCTTCCTGATCCTCCAGGGCGTCAACCTCGCGGTGACCAAGCTGATCACCGGCAACGTCGCCACCGACGACATCAGCGACATGGACGGCTTCGACCAGGCCAAGGCGATCTTCGCCTCGTCGTTCGAGATCGGCGACGTCAACGTCAAGATCACCGTCGTGTGGTGGCTGGTCTTCGCGGCCCTCGCCACCTGGGTGCTGCTCCGCACCAAGTACGGCAACTGGATCTTCGCCGTCGGCGGCAACAAGGACAGCGCCCGGGCCGTCGGCGTCCCCGTGACGTTCACCAAGATCTCGCTGTTCATGCTGGTCGGCTTCGGAGCCTGGTTCGTCGGCATGCACCAGCTGTTCTCGTTCAACACCGTGCAGTCCGGCGAGGGCGTCGGACAGGAGCTCATCTACATCGCGGCGGCGGTCATCGGCGGCTGTCTCCTCACCGGCGGAGCCGGCTCGGCCATCGGCCCGGTCTTCGGCGCCTTCATGTTCGGCATGGTCCAGCAGGGCATCGTCTACGCCGGCTGGAACCCCGACTGGTTCAAGGCGTTCCTCGGCGTGATGCTCCTCGGCGCCGTCCTCATCAACCAGTGGGTCCAGCGCACGGCGACCAGGAGGTGA
- a CDS encoding ATP-binding cassette domain-containing protein: protein MTTEGTGTRSAVKDQTPGGDAPLVELRGAGKSYGNIRALHGVDLKVFPSQVTCVLGDNGAGKSTLIKIISGLHQHTEGEFLVDGAPVRFSTPREALDRGIATVYQDLAVVPLMPVWRNFFLGSEMTKGPWPLRRLDIERMKKTADEELRNMGIVLDDLEQPIGTLSGGQRQCVAIARAVYFGARVLILDEPTAALGVKQSGVVLKYIAAARDRGLGVIFITHNPHHAYMVGDHFSVLRLGTMELNASRDEVSLEELTNHMAGGTELAALKHELSQVRGVDVEELPEADALTAPVASSEGKS, encoded by the coding sequence ATGACCACCGAAGGAACCGGCACGCGGAGTGCCGTGAAGGACCAGACCCCCGGCGGGGACGCCCCGCTCGTCGAACTGCGCGGCGCGGGCAAGTCATACGGCAACATCCGCGCCCTGCACGGCGTCGACCTGAAGGTCTTCCCCAGCCAGGTCACCTGCGTCCTCGGCGACAACGGCGCCGGCAAGTCCACCCTCATCAAGATCATCTCCGGGCTGCACCAGCACACCGAGGGAGAGTTCCTGGTGGACGGGGCGCCGGTGCGCTTCTCCACCCCGCGCGAGGCCCTCGACCGGGGCATCGCCACCGTGTACCAGGACCTCGCCGTCGTCCCGCTGATGCCCGTCTGGCGCAATTTCTTCCTCGGCTCCGAGATGACCAAGGGCCCCTGGCCCCTGCGCCGCCTCGACATCGAGCGGATGAAGAAGACCGCCGACGAGGAACTGCGCAACATGGGCATCGTCCTCGACGACCTGGAGCAGCCCATCGGCACGCTCTCCGGCGGCCAGCGCCAGTGCGTGGCCATCGCCCGCGCCGTCTACTTCGGCGCCCGCGTCCTCATCCTGGACGAGCCCACCGCGGCCCTCGGCGTCAAGCAGTCCGGTGTGGTGCTGAAGTACATCGCCGCCGCCCGCGACCGCGGCCTCGGCGTCATCTTCATCACCCACAACCCGCACCACGCCTATATGGTCGGCGACCACTTCAGCGTCCTGCGCCTGGGCACCATGGAGCTCAACGCCTCCCGGGACGAGGTGAGCCTCGAAGAGCTCACCAACCACATGGCCGGCGGCACCGAACTCGCCGCCCTCAAGCACGAGCTGTCGCAGGTCCGCGGCGTCGACGTGGAGGAGCTGCCGGAAGCCGACGCCCTCACCGCACCCGTGGCCTCCTCGGAAGGGAAGTCCTGA
- a CDS encoding sugar phosphate isomerase/epimerase family protein yields MPAPLDRIRVGSAPDSWGVWFPDDPVQVPWDRFLDEVSEAGYDWIELGPYGYLPTDPARLTDEIIRRGLKVSAGTIFTGLHRGPDVWDSTWEHVTEVASLTQAMGAKHLVVIPSFWRDDKTAEILEPYELTSEQWGHLTKGMERLGHEVRERFGLDIVVHPHADTHIDTEAHVERFLDSTDADLVNLCLDTGHYAYCGGDSVKLIETYGERIGYLHLKQVDPEILADVVKNGVPFGPAVARGVMCEPPAGVPELGPVLEAAQKLDVDLFAIVEQDMYPCEPDKPLPIAVRTRRFLRSCGA; encoded by the coding sequence ATGCCAGCACCGCTGGACCGCATCCGGGTGGGCTCGGCCCCCGACTCCTGGGGCGTCTGGTTCCCCGACGACCCCGTCCAGGTGCCCTGGGACCGCTTCCTCGACGAGGTCTCCGAGGCCGGCTACGACTGGATCGAGCTGGGACCGTACGGCTATCTGCCCACCGACCCGGCCCGGCTGACCGACGAGATCATCCGGCGCGGCCTCAAGGTCTCCGCCGGCACGATCTTCACCGGACTGCACCGGGGCCCCGACGTCTGGGACTCCACCTGGGAGCACGTCACCGAGGTCGCCTCGCTGACCCAGGCCATGGGCGCCAAGCACCTCGTCGTCATCCCGTCCTTCTGGCGCGACGACAAGACCGCCGAGATCCTGGAGCCCTACGAGCTCACCAGTGAGCAGTGGGGGCACCTCACCAAGGGCATGGAGCGGCTCGGCCACGAGGTGCGCGAGCGGTTCGGGCTGGACATCGTCGTGCACCCGCACGCCGACACCCACATCGACACCGAGGCCCACGTCGAGCGGTTCCTCGACTCGACCGACGCCGACCTCGTCAACCTCTGCCTGGACACCGGGCACTACGCCTACTGCGGTGGCGACAGCGTCAAGCTGATCGAGACCTACGGCGAGCGCATCGGCTATCTGCACCTCAAGCAGGTGGACCCGGAGATCCTCGCGGACGTCGTGAAGAACGGCGTCCCGTTCGGACCCGCCGTGGCCCGCGGCGTCATGTGCGAGCCCCCGGCCGGCGTGCCGGAGCTCGGCCCGGTCCTGGAGGCCGCGCAGAAGCTGGACGTCGACCTGTTCGCGATCGTCGAGCAGGACATGTACCCCTGCGAGCCGGACAAGCCCCTGCCCATCGCGGTCCGCACCCGCAGGTTCCTGAGGTCCTGCGGCGCCTGA
- a CDS encoding Gfo/Idh/MocA family protein — protein sequence MTHRPDELGVAVIGTGKMGADHVRRIEETVSGARVTAVVDVDRGRAEAVASRIDGCAVHTDLAAAMASPDVDAVVVASPGPAHEAALMAAFAHDLPVLCEKPLTPDPAAALRVVEAECSLGRRRIQVGFMRRYDAEYARLKALLDTGRLGRPLLLHNRHRNVASPPGWTSSMLIEDSVSHEMDVTRWLLGHEITAVTVHTPTPSGDAPNGVRDPQFVVFETDGGAVVDVEIFVNCGFGYQVQAEVVCERGTARVGDGHALVTQTAGHWGGTVAQDYLERFADAYDREVQAWVDATRRGEVTGPSAWDGYAVAAVSAAGVRALTEGGRVPVELAERPALYGT from the coding sequence ATGACCCACCGTCCGGACGAACTGGGCGTCGCCGTCATCGGCACCGGGAAGATGGGCGCCGACCATGTGCGCCGTATCGAGGAGACCGTCAGCGGGGCCCGTGTGACCGCCGTGGTGGACGTCGACCGGGGACGCGCCGAGGCCGTCGCGTCCCGGATCGACGGCTGCGCCGTCCACACCGACCTCGCCGCCGCGATGGCCTCGCCCGACGTCGACGCGGTCGTCGTCGCCTCACCCGGCCCCGCCCACGAGGCGGCGCTCATGGCGGCGTTCGCGCACGACCTGCCGGTGCTGTGCGAAAAGCCCCTCACCCCGGACCCGGCCGCCGCGCTGCGCGTGGTCGAGGCCGAGTGCTCCCTCGGCCGGCGCCGGATCCAGGTCGGCTTCATGCGGCGCTACGACGCCGAGTACGCGCGGCTGAAGGCGCTGCTGGACACGGGCCGGCTGGGCCGCCCGCTGCTGCTGCACAACCGGCACCGCAACGTGGCGAGTCCACCCGGCTGGACCTCCTCGATGCTCATCGAGGACTCCGTGTCCCACGAGATGGACGTGACCCGCTGGCTCCTCGGCCACGAGATCACGGCCGTCACCGTGCACACCCCGACCCCGTCCGGCGACGCCCCGAACGGGGTCCGCGACCCCCAGTTCGTCGTCTTCGAGACCGACGGCGGAGCCGTCGTCGACGTCGAGATCTTCGTCAACTGCGGCTTCGGCTACCAGGTCCAGGCCGAGGTCGTCTGCGAACGCGGCACCGCCCGCGTCGGCGACGGCCACGCCCTGGTCACCCAGACCGCAGGCCACTGGGGCGGCACCGTTGCCCAGGACTACCTGGAACGCTTCGCCGACGCCTACGACCGCGAGGTCCAGGCCTGGGTCGACGCCACCCGCCGGGGCGAGGTGACGGGCCCGAGCGCCTGGGACGGCTACGCCGTCGCGGCGGTGTCCGCGGCGGGCGTACGGGCCCTGACGGAGGGCGGCCGGGTGCCGGTGGAACTGGCGGAACGGCCGGCGCTGTACGGGACATGA
- a CDS encoding Gfo/Idh/MocA family protein, giving the protein MNGSVPEPLRVGVLGAARITERSLVGPARAGGHRLVAVAARDRSRAEAFAAAHGVERVAGSYAELLADPDVEVVYNPLANGLHGPWNLAALAAGKHVLTEKPSASDAEEADEVRRAATASGTVFMEAFHYLFHPVTRRLHELLAGGELGTLRRVETLVAIPAPDDTDPRWSLALAGGALMDLGCYGLHATRMLAPWAGGAPRLLSARAGERAGAPGVDEWLDAELEFPGGARASARCHMAYGTLEMSCRIVGSRGEAFAPNFVLPHQDDRVVIRTPEGERTEHLGTRSSYTYQLEALAARLRHGAPLPLDADDAVETMTLIDACYRAAGLPTRPRTTL; this is encoded by the coding sequence GTGAACGGGTCCGTGCCGGAACCATTGCGCGTCGGCGTCCTGGGCGCGGCACGCATCACCGAGCGCTCCCTCGTGGGTCCGGCCCGCGCGGGCGGCCATCGCCTCGTCGCGGTGGCCGCGCGTGACCGGTCCCGCGCCGAGGCGTTCGCCGCCGCGCACGGCGTCGAGCGGGTGGCCGGCTCGTACGCCGAGCTGCTGGCCGACCCGGACGTCGAGGTCGTCTACAACCCGCTCGCCAACGGGCTGCACGGCCCGTGGAACCTCGCCGCGCTCGCGGCCGGCAAGCACGTCCTGACGGAGAAGCCGTCGGCGAGCGACGCCGAGGAGGCGGACGAGGTGCGCCGGGCCGCCACGGCGTCCGGCACGGTCTTCATGGAGGCGTTCCACTACCTGTTCCACCCGGTCACCCGCCGGCTGCACGAACTCCTCGCCGGGGGTGAACTGGGCACGCTGCGCCGGGTGGAGACCCTGGTCGCGATCCCGGCCCCGGACGACACCGACCCCCGCTGGTCACTGGCGCTGGCGGGCGGCGCCCTGATGGACCTCGGCTGCTACGGACTGCACGCGACACGGATGCTGGCCCCCTGGGCGGGCGGGGCGCCCCGGCTGCTGTCGGCCCGGGCCGGCGAACGGGCCGGGGCGCCCGGCGTCGACGAATGGCTGGACGCGGAGCTGGAGTTCCCCGGCGGGGCGCGCGCGTCGGCCCGCTGCCACATGGCGTACGGCACGCTGGAGATGAGCTGCCGGATCGTCGGCTCCCGGGGCGAGGCGTTCGCCCCGAACTTCGTGCTGCCGCACCAGGACGACCGGGTCGTGATCCGCACCCCCGAGGGCGAACGCACGGAACACCTCGGCACCCGCTCGTCGTACACGTACCAACTGGAGGCGCTGGCCGCGCGTCTGCGGCACGGGGCACCGCTGCCCCTGGACGCGGACGACGCGGTGGAGACGATGACGCTGATCGACGCGTGCTACCGCGCGGCGGGCCTCCCGACCCGGCCGCGGACCACGCTCTAG
- a CDS encoding Gfo/Idh/MocA family protein produces the protein MRIGILGLGRIGAFHAETLAGLDVVDSLVVTDPFTDAAKAAAERFGAEVVDSPQALLSAGVDGIVVAAATDAHPALILAGVEAGIPVFCEKPVARTMSEGVQVLKAVQDKDVPIQIGYNRRFDAGFVAARAAVTSGELGALHTVRSTTLDPAPPPAAYIAASGGIFRDCSVHDFDIIRWVTGREVREVYAVGGNKGADYIADAGDADTTGAILTLDDGTIAVVSNSRHNARGYDVRMEIHGFEDSIAVGLEDKLPLRSVEPGVTFPAGTPHDFFMDRFTDAYRAELTAFTEVVAGSRPSPCTVEDALEAGWIADACTLSLREHRPVTIEEVRRA, from the coding sequence ATGCGTATCGGAATCCTCGGCCTCGGCCGTATCGGCGCCTTCCACGCCGAGACCCTCGCCGGTCTCGACGTGGTGGACTCCCTCGTCGTCACCGACCCGTTCACGGACGCCGCCAAGGCAGCCGCGGAGCGGTTCGGCGCCGAGGTCGTGGACTCGCCGCAGGCCCTGCTGTCGGCCGGTGTGGACGGCATCGTCGTCGCCGCCGCGACCGACGCCCACCCCGCGCTGATCCTCGCCGGGGTCGAGGCGGGCATCCCGGTCTTCTGCGAGAAGCCCGTCGCCCGCACCATGAGCGAGGGCGTCCAGGTCCTCAAGGCCGTCCAGGACAAGGACGTGCCGATCCAGATCGGCTACAACCGGCGTTTCGACGCCGGGTTCGTCGCCGCGCGCGCCGCCGTCACGAGCGGTGAGCTGGGCGCGCTGCACACCGTGCGGTCGACCACGCTGGACCCGGCGCCGCCGCCCGCCGCGTACATCGCCGCCTCCGGTGGCATCTTCCGCGACTGCTCGGTGCACGACTTCGACATCATCCGCTGGGTGACCGGGCGCGAGGTCCGTGAGGTGTACGCCGTCGGCGGCAACAAGGGCGCCGACTACATCGCGGACGCGGGCGACGCCGACACCACCGGCGCGATCCTCACCCTGGACGACGGCACGATCGCGGTCGTGTCCAACTCCCGCCACAACGCGCGGGGTTACGACGTACGGATGGAGATCCACGGGTTCGAGGACTCCATCGCGGTGGGTCTGGAGGACAAGCTGCCGCTGCGTTCCGTGGAGCCCGGCGTGACCTTCCCCGCGGGCACCCCGCACGACTTCTTCATGGACCGCTTCACCGACGCCTACCGCGCCGAACTCACCGCGTTCACCGAGGTCGTGGCCGGCTCCCGGCCGTCCCCCTGCACCGTGGAGGACGCCCTGGAGGCGGGCTGGATCGCGGACGCCTGCACGCTGTCGCTGCGGGAGCACCGCCCGGTGACGATCGAGGAGGTGCGACGGGCGTGA
- a CDS encoding SDR family oxidoreductase — protein sequence MGLLDDKVVLVNGGSQGVGAAVARAAVREGAAVAVTGRRAEPGEALVAELTAAGGRALFVRADLADAERARSSVAEVVAAYGRIDCLVNSAGLTSRGTLLDTTPELFDQHIAINLKAPFFAMQAAVADMVTRGEPGTIVNIITSSAHGGQPFLAPYVAAKAGLMGLTRNAAHAHRWDRVRINGLNIGWTATEGEDVTQKTFHAASDDWREQAAARLPMGKLGQPDEIADFVVFLLSERSGVVTGSVIDWDQNVLGGLD from the coding sequence ATGGGACTTCTCGACGACAAGGTCGTCCTCGTCAACGGCGGCAGTCAGGGCGTCGGTGCCGCCGTCGCCCGGGCCGCCGTGCGCGAAGGGGCGGCCGTGGCCGTCACCGGGCGCCGCGCGGAGCCCGGCGAGGCCCTGGTGGCCGAGCTGACGGCCGCCGGCGGCCGGGCGCTGTTCGTGCGCGCCGACCTCGCCGACGCCGAGCGGGCCAGGTCCTCGGTCGCCGAGGTCGTCGCCGCGTACGGCCGGATCGACTGCCTGGTCAACTCGGCGGGGCTGACGTCCCGGGGCACGCTCCTGGACACCACGCCCGAGCTGTTCGACCAGCACATCGCCATCAACTTGAAGGCGCCGTTCTTCGCCATGCAGGCCGCCGTGGCCGACATGGTGACGCGCGGGGAGCCCGGCACGATCGTCAACATCATCACGTCCTCCGCGCACGGCGGACAGCCGTTCCTGGCGCCGTACGTCGCCGCCAAGGCCGGGCTGATGGGCCTCACCCGCAACGCCGCGCACGCCCACCGCTGGGACCGCGTCCGGATCAACGGCCTGAACATCGGCTGGACGGCGACCGAGGGCGAGGACGTCACCCAGAAGACGTTCCACGCCGCGTCCGACGACTGGCGGGAGCAGGCCGCCGCCAGGCTGCCGATGGGCAAGCTGGGCCAGCCGGACGAGATCGCCGACTTCGTGGTGTTCCTGCTGTCGGAGCGGTCCGGGGTGGTCACCGGCTCGGTGATCGACTGGGACCAGAACGTCCTCGGCGGCCTCGACTAG
- a CDS encoding phytanoyl-CoA dioxygenase family protein: MSLTSAHRQVWLSERDCDLADLRELVERTTDRADYPHARAVEQGVLLYDSDRLRAAGDPREVRAELVRALADGPGIVVLEGAFPDPVVVDRLTAVFDALIAEQRASGAAAGDHFAKPGANDRIWNALEKAALYDPAAFADYYGNDMLALVSSAWLGPGYQVTSQVNVVNPGGAAQTVHRDYHLGFLSNEVAAAYPAHVHALSPVLTLQGAVAHCDMPVESGPTMYLPHSQRYEPGYLAWRLPAFQEYFETHHVQLPLAKGDAVFFNPALFHAAGTNRSADIRRTANLLQVSSAFGRAMETVDREAVANAVYPVLLARLAAGAGADWAQNVIAASAEGYPFPTNLDSDPPVDGLAPPSQADLVRRALAEGLPPEALRAQLRAGAERRTS; this comes from the coding sequence ATGTCTCTCACTTCCGCGCACCGCCAGGTCTGGCTGTCCGAGCGCGACTGCGATCTCGCGGACCTCCGCGAGCTGGTCGAACGGACCACGGACCGCGCCGACTACCCGCACGCCCGTGCCGTGGAACAGGGCGTCCTGCTGTACGACAGCGACCGTCTGCGGGCGGCCGGCGACCCGCGGGAGGTGCGCGCCGAGCTGGTGCGCGCGCTCGCGGACGGGCCCGGCATCGTGGTCCTCGAGGGCGCCTTCCCCGACCCGGTGGTCGTGGACCGGCTGACCGCGGTGTTCGACGCGCTCATCGCCGAGCAGCGCGCCTCGGGCGCCGCCGCCGGGGACCACTTCGCCAAGCCCGGCGCCAACGACCGGATCTGGAACGCCCTGGAGAAGGCCGCCCTGTACGACCCGGCCGCCTTCGCCGACTACTACGGCAACGACATGCTGGCCCTGGTGTCGAGCGCCTGGCTGGGCCCCGGCTACCAGGTCACCTCGCAGGTGAACGTGGTCAACCCGGGCGGCGCCGCGCAGACCGTGCACCGCGACTACCACCTGGGCTTCCTCTCCAACGAGGTGGCGGCCGCCTATCCGGCGCACGTGCACGCCCTGTCCCCCGTGCTCACCCTCCAGGGCGCGGTCGCGCACTGCGACATGCCGGTGGAGTCCGGGCCGACGATGTACCTGCCCCACTCCCAGCGTTACGAGCCCGGCTATCTCGCGTGGCGGCTGCCCGCGTTCCAGGAGTACTTCGAGACGCACCACGTGCAGCTCCCGCTCGCCAAGGGCGACGCGGTCTTCTTCAACCCGGCGCTGTTCCACGCCGCCGGCACCAACCGCTCGGCGGACATCCGGCGCACCGCCAACCTGCTGCAGGTGTCGTCGGCGTTCGGGCGGGCCATGGAGACCGTGGACCGCGAGGCCGTGGCGAACGCCGTCTACCCCGTGCTGCTGGCCCGGCTCGCCGCGGGCGCCGGCGCGGACTGGGCGCAGAACGTGATCGCGGCGAGCGCCGAGGGCTACCCGTTCCCCACGAACCTCGACAGCGACCCGCCGGTCGACGGGCTGGCCCCGCCGTCCCAGGCGGATCTCGTCCGGCGGGCGCTCGCCGAGGGCCTGCCGCCCGAGGCGCTGCGCGCGCAGCTGCGGGCCGGCGCCGAGCGGCGCACGAGCTGA